Proteins found in one Chondrinema litorale genomic segment:
- a CDS encoding PAS domain S-box protein, whose translation MDLQHIRSIVIQLERAPEEVDLIINTSIYAVCITNFNGVYTSVNDKYLSIYLYSKQDLLGKHFTIVVPEPAKELMKEMYEDFLISKENATRMWTVITKNKKSLTVNLTAVYTEAFNLPHRVIFMEQVEN comes from the coding sequence ATGGATTTACAACATATTAGATCTATCGTTATACAGCTAGAAAGAGCGCCAGAAGAAGTTGATTTAATTATAAATACAAGTATTTACGCAGTTTGTATTACAAATTTTAATGGAGTTTACACTTCTGTGAATGATAAATACCTAAGTATATATCTTTACTCTAAACAAGATCTATTAGGAAAACATTTTACAATAGTTGTACCAGAGCCAGCTAAAGAATTGATGAAAGAAATGTACGAAGATTTCTTAATTTCAAAAGAAAATGCTACAAGAATGTGGACAGTAATTACGAAAAATAAAAAGAGTTTAACAGTCAACTTGACAGCAGTATATACTGAAGCTTTTAATTTGCCGCATAGAGTAATCTTTATGGAACAAGTTGAAAATTGA
- a CDS encoding YHYH protein has translation MLKFNIKIIPLLLFVILISSNKCNDHNLRDTSIETILDVDPNFFLEGTTVTTVTCTLLDGTKTKCYQIIAGIPSDHEMGPWCPDNISDGEESGGIWLENGKVYDVDGAFIKNLSTFYNDNTWLMYDSNGKVYKTQTEEDCINAASPHVGEEYKNYCVECIPDYISELTHAWIIPVKPMKLTNPFRFVHRGPGDFGPTLRGIAFNGVEFSASAPLDDILGAYTIAPFDDAGGHINVHQGYHYHAATGVSTKITQSDGHAAMIGYAMDGHGMYEQLNEDGIEPEDLDECRGHYDDIRGYHYHVDAPGSNNFIDCLYGTYII, from the coding sequence ATGTTGAAATTCAATATTAAAATTATTCCATTGTTACTGTTCGTTATTTTAATCTCATCAAATAAATGTAATGATCATAATTTAAGAGATACGAGTATTGAGACTATATTAGATGTAGATCCTAACTTTTTTCTTGAAGGTACCACTGTAACTACAGTAACGTGTACTCTTTTAGATGGTACAAAAACAAAGTGTTATCAGATTATAGCTGGTATCCCATCAGACCATGAAATGGGACCCTGGTGTCCTGATAATATTTCTGATGGAGAAGAATCTGGTGGAATTTGGTTAGAAAATGGAAAAGTTTATGATGTAGATGGAGCATTTATAAAAAACTTGTCCACATTTTATAATGACAATACATGGTTGATGTACGATTCTAATGGTAAGGTTTATAAAACTCAAACTGAAGAGGATTGTATCAATGCAGCTAGCCCACATGTTGGAGAAGAATACAAAAATTATTGTGTTGAGTGTATTCCTGATTATATTTCTGAGCTTACACATGCTTGGATAATTCCTGTAAAGCCAATGAAATTGACTAACCCTTTTAGGTTTGTACATAGAGGACCAGGAGATTTTGGACCTACATTAAGAGGCATTGCATTTAATGGTGTTGAGTTTTCAGCTTCTGCACCATTAGATGATATTCTAGGAGCTTATACCATTGCCCCATTTGATGATGCAGGAGGTCATATTAACGTGCATCAAGGTTATCATTATCATGCAGCAACAGGTGTTTCCACAAAAATTACTCAAAGTGATGGTCATGCTGCTATGATTGGCTATGCTATGGATGGACATGGTATGTATGAGCAGCTAAATGAAGATGGAATTGAGCCTGAAGATCTAGATGAATGTCGAGGACATTATGATGATATTAGAGGATATCACTACCATGTTGATGCACCTGGGTCAAATAATTTTATTGACTGTCTTTATGGAACCTACATTATTTAG